CGCGCTACGCGACGGGCCAGGAGATGGCGGACGCGCTGCGCGAGGCGGTGGGAGCGGTGGAGGCCGCGGAGCTGGCGGGCTTCCTGCGGCAGTGCTTCCCGGATGGCCTGGAGAAGCTCGCGGCGTTGGAGGCGGCCATCGAGGCGGAGCCGCTGCGCCTCGTCCCCGTGCCCGAGGCACCGCCCGTCCCAACGGCTCCGCCCAGAGCGCCCGAGCCGCCCACCCAACCAGCCCGTTCACGGAGTTGGCTGCTCGCGCTTCCCGTGCTGCTGGCCCTGGTCGCGGGAGTGGCCTGGTGGCTGTGGCCGGGCGTTCAGCCGAGCGCGCGGCATTCCACGGTGGACGTCGTGGTGGCCGACCCGCGCAACCTGGTGGGGAGCAAGGTCACGGTCATCGTGGGGGTGAACGACACCGAGGGCCGGCCCCTGCCGGAGCAGCAGGTGTGGCTCACGGTGGTGGGCGCGTCCGGGACCTCGAAGCGCTTCCAGGGAGTCAGCGAGGGGACGGGCACCGCCCGGTTCGAGTTCTCCTGGCTGGCCCCGGAGAAGGTGACGCTCTCGGTGCTCGTCAACCCGGGCCCTCGCGAGGTGCCGTTGGAGGGGCAGCCGGTGACCTTCACGGCCGGCCTTCCGGACGCGGAGAACTCCTCGTTCATCGAGGTCTCCAAGAAGGCGCCCGTCGGGGAGGAAGCCGTCTTCAAGGTGGCGCTCCGGGATGCGGGGAACCATCCGACGGCCGGATGGGAGGTGACCTTCACCGTCGAGGGCGGCGACGACGCGCGGGAGACCCAGGTGAAGGCGGATGAGCGGGGCATCGCGGAGCTCCGCTACCGGACGAAGTGGGCGGGTGCCCGGAAGGTGGGCGCCAGCGTCGTCACGGAGAACGGGCGGCGGGAGCTGCAACCGGTGGAGGTGTCGTTCGAGGCCGGGCCACCGCACGAGCGGGAGTCCACCCTCGAGGTGCGCGTCGCGCCGAAGCCTTCCGGGAGCGAGCAGCTGCCGGTGGCGGACGGGCAGGAGCCGGTCGAGCTGGAGGTGACGGCACGGGACGAGTACGGCAACCCCGTCTCCGGTTGGCCGGTGCGGCTCGAGGTCCCCGAGACGGAGGGGTACACCCTGGAGCAGCCCGCGGTCACGGACGAGCAGGGCCACGCGAAGGGCATCCTCCGCACGACCCGGACGAAGCCGGTCCACGTCCGGGTGCTCCTGTCCGAAGGCCCCCGGCCCGTGGAGCTGGGCGCGGACGTGACGTTCGCCCCCGGGGCGCCCAACTCGAAGCGCTCCGGGTTGTTGGCGAAGCCGGCGAAGGTCACCCTGAGCGGGAAGAACCGCTCGGTGCTCACGGCCACGGTGCAGGATGCCCACGGCAACCCCATCCCGGGGCTGGTGGTGCGATTCGAAGCCAGGGGGACGGGCAGCCGGGTCGAACCACGGGAGATGACCTCGGACGAGGAAGGGCGCGCCTCCGTCAACCTCTGGTCCACGCGGATCGGGAAGAAGTCCGTGGTCGCGACCGTCCATCGCGCCGGGCGGCGCGAGGTGCTGTTCTCGTTGCAGGCGGAGGTCCTCTTCGAGGCGAGCGCCCCCGGCGCGGACAAGTCCACCCTGAGCGCCAACACGGAGACGGCCGCGGCGGACGGGAAGGAGGCCATCACCGTGACGGCGGCGGTCCGGGACGCGAACGCGCATCCCGTGCAGGGCCGGTACGTCCTCCTCTCCTCCAGTGACGCCGAGGGCCAGTTCGATCGGCGCCTGGGGCCCACGGATGCGCGAGGGCTCGTCACCACGAGCCTCACGTCCACCCGTGCGAAGGAGATCACCTTCTCGGCGGTGATCGAACCCCTGCGGCCCGAGGAGCAGGCGATGCCCCTCGGCGATCAGGTGACGGTGCGATTCGTCTCCAGTGCGCCCGACGCGAACCTCAGCCGCCTGACGGCCTCGGCGAGCACCCTGACGGCGGGAGAAACCAGCACGCTCCGGTTCGAGGTGATGGACGCCAAGGGCCGCCCCATCCCCGGCGCGAAGGTGCAGTGGAAGGCCTCGGATGCGAAGGCGCGCTTCCAACAGCGCGACCTCTCCACGGATGAACGGGGGCTCGCGAGCGCGATCCTCCTCCTCACGAACGCCGGGAAGACACGCGTCACGGTGACGGCCGAGCTCGAGGGCCGCGCCGCGACGAAGGACACCGATATCGCGGTGGGCAGCGGGCCCGTGGACACGGTGAGCCTGACGACGGACACCTCCGGGCTGCTCGCGGATGGGCGAGCCACCGCGACCCTCACGCTCCTGGCGAAGGACCGCTACGGCAACCCGGTGGAGAACCAGGAGATCGTCGCCTGGGAGGGCGTGCAGCCGGAGGATGGATTCAAGCCGGCCGCGTCCACGACCAACGCGGCCGGAGTGGTGACCGCGACGCTCGCCACGAGCAAGGCCGGCCGGAGGTCCCTGAAGGCCGTGGTGGGCCGGGGTGACAAGGCGCTGTCGGCGGAGTGCGCACTGACCTTCGAGGAGCCACCGAGCCAGGTGGACGGCGACGCCTCACCGGAGGCGGAGAAGCCCTCCACCGCCCAGACCGAGGGTGCTCCCGGCCAGGAGCTCGCGCCTCCAGCGCCGGAAGGCACGTCCCCGGACGAGGAAGAATCGGAGGCGAGCACCGCCCCCGTGCCCTAACCGCGCACCGCGGCCTTCCTGCGCCGCCACCGGCGTACCCGCTCGACCATGTCCTGGGGCAGCACGAGTTTGGCCACGTCGCGCACCTGCTTCATCGCCTCCTCGCGCCGCACGAGCCACTCCCCTCCCCCGCCCGGCGAGAGCACCCGCACGGACACCGTGCGCCGCTGCTGCGTCGTCCAGTCGGACTTGTAGGACTCGGTGCCTCGCAGGAAGTCGTACTCGGTGAGCCCGGACTCGATGGCGTCGCGGAACGTCTCTCCCACGAGCACCAGCCCCACGCTGCGGTTGCGCCAGGCGGGGTCATACCCGGACTGGAAGTAGATGAACGAGTCCCGGTGGAGGATGCCGTACACCGAGGCCACCGCCTGACCGCCCACCTTCATCGTGTAGAGGCGCAGCCGGCCCCGCTCCGCCAGCAGTTGCGTGGCATCGCGATGGAAGGCCTCGACGCCACTCCCCTTGATGCCCTGCGAGCCCCCGTCCGACTCCCACCGCATCGCGTGCAGCCGGAAGAAGTCCGTCAGCGGCGCGGCCAGCTCGCCCGGCGCCTCCGTCTTCTCGATGCGGTAGCCCTCCTGCTTCTCCAGCCACTTCTTCCGGCGCAGGTAGTTGTCCCGCCGGCTCGTGCGCCGCAGGAAGGCATCGAAGGACTCGCCCTTCGACAGCGGCTCGTAGGGGCACACGTACCGCGTCGACAGGCTCAGCTCCGCGCGGGTCTTCTCGAACGTCTCCCGCAGCACCCGCACCGTCACCGAGTCCTCTCGCAGGTCCGTCAGGTCCAGCACGTCCCACTGATCCCTCAGCTCCCATAGCGCCGTGGCGAAGAGACGCGCGATCTCTTCCTCGCGCCCCCGCCTCGCGACCACGTCCAGGTAGTCGCTGCCCACGTGCGTCTCGCCCAGGAAGGACAGCCGGCGCACCGGCCGCCCCAGCACCCACTGGTACTCGAAGCCCAGCGGCATCAACCCCACCAGCGCCCCGGTCCGGTCCTTGGCCTGCAGGATGAACGGCTTCCGGTCCGGCGCGATGCGCCTGCACCACGGGTACAGCCACTCCCACGCGTTGAAGGGGCCCGCGTTGCTCCCATCGAGCAGCGCGTTCCAGGCTCGCCTCAGGCCCGCGATCTGTGACAGCTCCCGCACCGCTCCAACGTCCAGCCACTGCGCCG
This is a stretch of genomic DNA from Archangium violaceum. It encodes these proteins:
- a CDS encoding Ig-like domain-containing protein — protein: MQPVLAKSYRSLRKLSEGGMGEVFLALTTNPLRKHIVLKKLKLDPEDPYGRDRFLDEARITCALRHRNIVEVYDAFENGGELYLEMEWIRGRSLRQVVDTLHRQPVPPRIAGAIVHDVCRALDAAYRTEGRDGRPLAVIHRDITPNNVMVSFEGVVKVIDFGLARAASTLSGTAGVERGTPEYLSPERAKEILRYTDPPGESAPDEAREPEPLDGRSDLFCAGLLLHELLTGRSLFGGPPPRGDLTPEERRAWQNEALRRIVRCEEPLEGLPTELEPIVRKALAREREARYATGQEMADALREAVGAVEAAELAGFLRQCFPDGLEKLAALEAAIEAEPLRLVPVPEAPPVPTAPPRAPEPPTQPARSRSWLLALPVLLALVAGVAWWLWPGVQPSARHSTVDVVVADPRNLVGSKVTVIVGVNDTEGRPLPEQQVWLTVVGASGTSKRFQGVSEGTGTARFEFSWLAPEKVTLSVLVNPGPREVPLEGQPVTFTAGLPDAENSSFIEVSKKAPVGEEAVFKVALRDAGNHPTAGWEVTFTVEGGDDARETQVKADERGIAELRYRTKWAGARKVGASVVTENGRRELQPVEVSFEAGPPHERESTLEVRVAPKPSGSEQLPVADGQEPVELEVTARDEYGNPVSGWPVRLEVPETEGYTLEQPAVTDEQGHAKGILRTTRTKPVHVRVLLSEGPRPVELGADVTFAPGAPNSKRSGLLAKPAKVTLSGKNRSVLTATVQDAHGNPIPGLVVRFEARGTGSRVEPREMTSDEEGRASVNLWSTRIGKKSVVATVHRAGRREVLFSLQAEVLFEASAPGADKSTLSANTETAAADGKEAITVTAAVRDANAHPVQGRYVLLSSSDAEGQFDRRLGPTDARGLVTTSLTSTRAKEITFSAVIEPLRPEEQAMPLGDQVTVRFVSSAPDANLSRLTASASTLTAGETSTLRFEVMDAKGRPIPGAKVQWKASDAKARFQQRDLSTDERGLASAILLLTNAGKTRVTVTAELEGRAATKDTDIAVGSGPVDTVSLTTDTSGLLADGRATATLTLLAKDRYGNPVENQEIVAWEGVQPEDGFKPAASTTNAAGVVTATLATSKAGRRSLKAVVGRGDKALSAECALTFEEPPSQVDGDASPEAEKPSTAQTEGAPGQELAPPAPEGTSPDEEESEASTAPVP
- a CDS encoding GNAT family N-acetyltransferase, with protein sequence MIHEAELSPTPSPAQWLDVGAVRELSQIAGLRRAWNALLDGSNAGPFNAWEWLYPWCRRIAPDRKPFILQAKDRTGALVGLMPLGFEYQWVLGRPVRRLSFLGETHVGSDYLDVVARRGREEEIARLFATALWELRDQWDVLDLTDLREDSVTVRVLRETFEKTRAELSLSTRYVCPYEPLSKGESFDAFLRRTSRRDNYLRRKKWLEKQEGYRIEKTEAPGELAAPLTDFFRLHAMRWESDGGSQGIKGSGVEAFHRDATQLLAERGRLRLYTMKVGGQAVASVYGILHRDSFIYFQSGYDPAWRNRSVGLVLVGETFRDAIESGLTEYDFLRGTESYKSDWTTQQRRTVSVRVLSPGGGGEWLVRREEAMKQVRDVAKLVLPQDMVERVRRWRRRKAAVRG